The genomic interval ATCATTCAAATATCCAAATTTATCatccattatttttataaaaaaaaaatgaaaaattctcAAACTCCCACAAAATCCTAAATGTATtcgaaaaatttaatttaaattttgtcatGACAAAAATATTCCATAAAACTCGATGTAAGTTTAGGGTTAGTATCCATAAAGAAGTTTAATTAGTTCTAGTGAGTTTGGTATCCATAAAGACAAGAAATCTCAACTAGATATACACCTGAAGACCTAATGTAACCATCCATAGTACTTTGAGTATTGTTGACTTTTCTCACAAATATTTGAAGTTAAGCATGTAATTGTAGGGTGTGGGGTAAACTTTCTCTTAATATTAGACTAGATAAACTCTATTAAGTGAACATTATTACAATTTTACAACAAAAGAAAgtttacaaaatcaaatttcttattttagtttaacatttcaaactcttattatttttgacaaaaatcatttagaaatattttttaacacacttattacaaatatttacttattctttttgtttttttataaatcaaatatttacttGGCTAAAGAatacaattttatatatataaaaaaaattcctgtaaaaaaaattgtaactcaatattttattatttattaaaattttaaaaatataactcaatcaaatgatgaaataatggGATGCACCAGTGTCAAACATGACAATTAAAGGAATTTCATTTATGGATCTGGTGCAAGTTATTAGATTATGATTCATCCATTTCTTTGCAGTGAGAACAAAGACCCTTCCAGTGTTAAACTTGTTTGGGTTGGACTCTGCTTGTTTTTGGTGTATTGGACAAAAGGGAGCCATATGACCATGCTGTTTGCAGTAGTAGCAGAGTTGTTTTCCAACCAAGCACTCTCCTCCATGATCTCTGTCACACTTAAGACACTTATTTGCTCTTGGGGAACGAGAGGTTTGTACTTGTTTTCCCTTCCCTTAGGGAGTCTTTACCTTCAACTGTTGGCCAAATTTTTCAGACTCTTTCTTTTGTTGCCACTTAACATGTCTCTCCTCTTGTACCTTCTTTAAATTGTCTTCAACAAAGTAGCTCTTGTGTACAAGAGTAGAATAGTTAGTAAGCTCCATATAGCCTATGTTCCCCTCTGATTTCAGGCCTCAATCCCCATTCAAACTGATTTATCTTCCATTTGGCCAATTCTTCAAACTTAGCAACATACTCTGCAATAACATGTCTCCTTGTTGCATGTGCACAAACTCCAACTCTTTTTGTTTTCGGGCACGTTTTGGATAAATTTTGTAAGTATTATCTTAATTATTTAAGTCTTCTCTGTTTTAAACGAAAATACTATCACTCacaaaattatattgattaaaaaaataaattataactaatgTACATTAATAAGAAGAATTAATTAGATTTTGtgtagaaaataattaattaaagttgaattttaaaactaataaattttagttttaaaaaaataatccatAATTCTTAGTACACCATGTTACTTCAGTAATTGGACAAAACAAATGGAGATTCCTATTGTTTCGTTCACTCTCTATTTTCTACTCCTCTTCCTATTCCCACTTCAAATTTTCTAAATCCATTCAACTAAATTAAAACAACAACCACCGTTTACCTCACCGGAGACGGAAGAGAATGGCAGAAATTCCGGCACCGGAAGTACAAGTAAACGGCGGAGCAACAACAACGACACTAAACCTCTCAGAACCACACGGATCGAAGAAGCGTCAGCGCAGACCCAGCGTCCGATTAGGTGACATCGGAGACCAACCCTCCGATTCCCATTCTCGCCGAACCACAAAATCATGGCGATTCGGCTTCAACAACGTCTCAGGTAAACCCTCAAAGACTCGTCCTCTGACTAATTTGACCTCCGTATCCGATTTCGACGAAACGCAAGAAATTGAAGAAAGAGAAACCAACACCGACGGCGTCATCATTGGTAGCTGGAAAGTGAAGAGAGGTTCCAAACGACCTCGATCGAATTGGACTTCTTCACGAATCGACGAAGGCGAAGATGttgatgttgatgatgatgtgtaTCGTGATTTCGAAGGGGATAATTCGGGAAGGTCAATCCATTCTTCGGAGAATTTGGGTGATGATGTTAGGAATAGGAATGAGGATGGTGGTAGAGGTAGTTGTGGTGAAGATGGTGTTAAAATTTGGCTTAATGGATTAGGTTTAGGTCGATATGCACCTGTTTTTCAAATTCATGAGGTTGATGATGAAGTTTTGCCATTGTTGACACTTGAGGATCTTAAAGATATGGGTATAAATGCTGTTGGTTCTAGAAGGAAATTGTATTGTGCTATTCAGAAACTTGGGAAGGGTTTCtcttaagtttttttgttttttttaatcttatattAATCTCATTTAGTTTGGGAAAATTCTCAACTATTGCAAATTAATATGCATGTATGAAATGTACTCTTCGGGAAAATGTAGCCTTGGAATTTGCAGTTTAGCCATAGGTATATAAAGTCTGATGAAGTATTGTTTCGGTTAATGTTTAAATTTAAGCTCATTAACCAGTTGTGTGAGTCAACCACTATGTTTGTTTGAGAGTATCTTCTCTCACATAACTTGTTAGGATTTTTGGAATGGTTAGGTCCAATTATAACTGctatttttgtttgagtttaatTCCAGGTGTATGTAAACATTTATGAGGAAGGATTCTGAAAATTTAAGGAAGTGTTGTTTGTTTGAGTTCTCTATTGGgtaataaatgattaatgttGATATTTTTGTGGCTACTATCTGGTTGGTTCGATTGGTTTTATTTGTACTTGTGGGTGTGCTGTTATTTTTCAATAGTTACCATAGCAAGGGAATCAATAAaagacatttttattttactaacatATCATCACTTGGTTAATTTAGTTGCTTTGACTTTTTCTTCTAGTCTCTATTTTGTTGGTATCACTGCAATATGGTATGTTTTGCTCTGTGATGTTTAGTTAATTTGGAATGGTAAAACAGGATGTGTGAATTTCTTGCTATTTGTTAATGCTATTGAAGTTTGAGTACATTTTCCCGAAATTTTGTGGCATGTCCTATAAATTTGGATTATGGCATTTTTGTGATCTGGAGGCGATGATTACAACTTGTTGCTGTCAAAGAAACAATGAATTCAGTGCAGTCAGCAAATCATGGTGCTTAAATCAACATCCAATGCTAGAATGTGGTCTTTTGAAAATTGGGAGTCAAATGAAAAACAAGTACAAAACACGCAAAAAAGTGGAGGAGAAATAATTTAACAATACATTAGTAGCATGCCCATAACCAGTAAAAAGCTGGTTCTTTTCCCTTGTGTTTATTTGATATATAGAACAAAAATGATTTGGTTTTGTAAAGTTTGATTATGGTGCTACAAAAATTTAATCTTTCTAGTTCTTCAAAAGTATAATTTGTGGACTTTTAATTCCGATAAGATGCTAATGAGTAACGACGACTAAAACCATactgttttttaaaatatggagactaaacaaataaaatagttacAATGACGAAAATCATGTTTTGtcaatttcatataaataaatcataggATTTTGCTTTTGTTAGGTAACCTAAGGAAACATACGTACCATGAAATCAACATTCCAGTTCAATTATCTTAACAGACCAAGGAAATAATAAATTCTTGAAATTAAGAATTGCATTATGATCTTACTGGTTGTGTTGCTATGGTGATTCATCACAGTAGTAATTAATATGATGTGTGAAGAGTAAAGGTCTAGCATGTAAGACAAGAGACAGCCAAATAGCCATAGATGCCTGCCCGCTACTAAACCAAAAAAAGACTTAATTCAACATATGTATAAATTAAGTCCCAAGTATGGTTTTAGTTAGGCAAGTCATCCTTGGCTTACCAGACATGATTCTTCGTCTACATACAAGACCTCTCTCTtcctctattattattatatctaactCCATCTCAATTTCTATTTTGATGCTAAACAGTGAATGCCAACTTCCCCTATTTATAGCATCCATTATATATCatacatataatataaaaataacattttaatattaattggtATATGCTGAGATATTCCCGGTTATCACGAATTTAATGTTAAACATTGGCCTCATTCATGACTTCTTATTGCTTCATATTTGCTGCTAGAGAAAGAGATTAATGACTTACGAATATGTTCTTATAAGAACTTAATTGGAGGGACCATCCATTAATATTAACATGTTAAGTGTTGCTCTTCTAGCAGTTGACAAATGGAAAGGTCAACTGCATGGTCCTGCAATAGTTTGTGTGTTGATGAAACAATTTGCAATCGAATCTGTTCTGTTTGAAGTTCACCCTTTCTCAAAATCATCTCAAATTATAAACTTTCTATACTCGATTGGTACGTTTTGTTCTGTAATAACATGTGTACATCTTCACTTTTagttatttgacttatattcaTGCTATAACAAATGGATGCATCTTTATCTATAATTCATACTCCATTCACTCACAAAAATTGTCATGCTCAGTCATTTTACACAAATATacacaattattttttctttctatgtttttttttgagGTAATCTTATTTGAGATGtgacaataaatataattttattttttgaatgtgtgatgcacataaatttaattagagaatattgattttttttttttttttttttacattttctgTTCTTTTTTACTTGTCacttttattcaaaaatattgttCTTAGTTATTTGTTCTTCTCCAAATTCAACGTAGCATTGAAATTACtttgttgataatatttttaattatttattacaaaaagaaaaatagtagaatgagataataaataattaagagtCTTTCGTTTACAAACAATAGTTAAGAGTTTTgtagaaaaagataaataatttcaacaaaagtaataaaaataaattgtaagtAAAACAACAATGTCTAAAAGGAACATATGAAGTATATTTCAAAGTCATTATACGGGCATATATATTGTTTCTAATTACATTAGCTATTTATCGATTAAAAGTCTTACtttgataaatgataaaattaattaaatttctaactaattaattaattaaaaatgataatccAAATTAATCACCACCTTCATTGTCAGCTAACAATTCTTGATGCGTAAAGTGACCTCTAAAGTAACGTCTTGTTAAAAAAGTATGACATTTTAAATgttaacaataatatattttattagttttatttaaattttatatttttcaatatttgaaattcaaaatattttatttatgtcaataagtgtatttttatttccttagtTTGCATaaagattttcaatttttggatgcctaaaaatagaaaataaaataaaattacggAGGCCTAAGACCAAAATCCTTGTTTTACTAGCTTAAGTTGTCCTGATCATCCTATATATAGAATTGTTTTCAATATATTAGAAAGAACACATACCGTCTCTTCTTGTCATTTGAAGACAATTCAAGAAATAAAAAGTCcgaattgaaaagaaaaaataaaacaggtACATGTAGATATCGTCCTCATGagtattgttattaattttatatcgCAACAAAGTCGTAATGCTTAGAAAACAAAAGATTTATGAATTGATTGATATTCAGACAAATGTAAAATTAAACCGTGATagttcaataaaataaaaatgataaaaaagaatttgaatCAAAAAATTTCAccatgtaattattaatttaatattttaatcatctAACACATTTGATTATGTCAAACTAATCAATTAGACTAAGACCAATTCTTTaactcaaaattcatttttatagcAACGAACCCTAATTACTTAATTGAACAAACTTGTTACTCAAAACATATACGAACGTTGTTTTATTAGACATATATTAATACTTTATATTCCTATAACAATATTGAAACATGAACATATATTTTGGTTGTAGATAttatagtatattttttaataataaaataatatataagttCATTTCTATGGTGGCCAATCACAAAAAATcatttagaacaaaaatataCGAATAACCAAATGCATTGTAATTGCAtaaataacatacaaaaataagaattacaTGGATTCAAGAAGTTTCGTTTAATCCCTAATCAATAAGTAAATTAGCTACTCATATTGTATGATAAAAGATACATAGAGAAAATGAAATTACACATAAAAGTTGCACTAGGTCTCCTTTCAAATGTAGTTGTCTTCTATTTTGcataaaaaaatccaaattctaacaaaattatgatttttgacTTAAATAATAGTATGAGAAATGTGCATCAGTGCATTGTGTTGGGTATGAGCGCAATGTGCTACAACAACATTTATTGTGGTTGAAGAAGCTATGCAATGTGCTGCCTCAAAACTATTTGTGGCACAATAAGTTGCGCTATGTGTTGCCATACTCCCATGTTGCGCTCAGAGACAACAACTTCAATCCCAAGGCAATTTTGCACCTTTGAGATCACTTTGTGCAACATTGACTATGTGTAACTTCCTTAGTGTTTGTTCCTTAATGTAATTGACCTATAACATCAAAACAACAAGAGAAAACTCTAAGAAATCGTTTAGTTAGAAAAGGTTAGTACCAAAACATTAAAAGATAATCCAAGATGCTTCAAATTCCTTTCTTATTTAAATAGCTATAAAACTAACTAGAACTAATGAAACTTGAAACAAAAGTTATTAGCAGGATGCTAAAAAACAAGAGTTGAAGAAGACTAATCACAAACCAacaagtgttttgaaaatatttataattgatccAACTATTTAGggtttgattgatttaagaGAAGTACGAAAAAAGAGAGTGGGGTGTAGGACGGGAATAAGTATGTTCAAACTagactttgaaaggtctgagtctgacctatgaTTAATTTTAGGCTTGAGTCTGATCTACGGTTTATcattgaatgtttttttttgcatgaattttttttaaagtttggtATGCCctgaaagtctatttaaaagtatttttcacgttaaaacatttaaatagtatattttatatttttttaaatagactaaactagatatttatatataagaaaaactaataaattatacttttttacTCAATAAATACTAagtcaataataaataacaattttaataaataataattatatatataggcGGATTATCGAGCCTActaaacttttttataaatataagtatgccttatttaaaaaaatagactttaaaaaaatttgagccTAACATTTTTATCAAACAGATCAAACTAAAATTTAAGTATATCAGGGCATAAGCTATTGGTGGATGACCTAAtcggttttttttttacaataccctctttttgaaaaaaaaacacaaaaatactcccatttgaaaaaaatatactaaaatgtcccattttttttttctttacttacaagtcaccatttggaatggcgacttccttaaggaagcccGAGTTCCAAATGGCAACttcctatttttaaaaaaatgggcattttggtatatttttttcaaatgggggtattttggtgttttttttttcaaaaagagggtACTAAAAAAAAGACCCGACCTAATCTATTAGAACCCCTAGTAACATGAGAGAGAAATAGAGAAAGTAGAGTGCACTTATTTGGAAGAGATAGAGGAAAAAAACATGGGTCCCACCACTTTTTACAATCTATGtgaaatagagagaaaaaaattgataaatacaCTTTGTTACTAACTTTCCATTCATGCCCTTACTCTTTCTTAATTAAAATGTTACttttaaagatattattttattttaaaaataatccaCATTCATCtcttctctatttttttctttctatttctttaaaactaaaaaatatattaaatcttcTTCATTTCTCACATCTTTCTCTCTTGTCTATTCATTTTTCACATTTCTCTCTCCTCTCATATTCTCTATTATCTATTTctcttttcacatttttttNNNNNNNNNNNNNNNNNNNNNNNNNNNNNNNNNNNNNNNNNNNNNNNNNNNNNNNNNNNNNNNNNNNNNNNNNNNNNNNNNNNNNNNNNNNNNNNNNNNNNNNNNNNNNNNNNNNNNNNNNNNNNNNNNNNNNNNNNNNNNNNNNNNNNNNNNNNNNNNNNNNNNNNNNNNNNNNNNNNNNNNNNNNNNNNNNNNNNNNNNNNNNNNNNNNNNNNNNNNNNNNNNNNNNNNNNNNNNNNNNNNNNNNNNNNNNNNNNNNNNNNNNNNNNNNNNNNNNNNNNNNNNNNNNNNNNNNNNNNNNNNNNNNNNNNNNNNNNNNNNNNNNNNNNNNNNNNNNNNNNNNNNNNNNNNNNNNNNNNNNNNNNNNNNNNNNNNNNNNNNNNNNNNNNNNNNNNNNNNNNNNNNNNNNNNNNNNNNNNNNNNNNNNNNNNNNNNNNNNNNNNNNNNNNNNNNNNNNNNNNNNNNNNNNNNNNNNNNNNNNNNNNNNNNNNNNNNNNNNNNNNNNNNNNNNNNNNNNNNNNNNNNNNNNNNNNNNNNNNNNNNNNNNNNNNNNNNNNNNNNNNNNNNNNNNNNNNNNNNNNNNNNNNNNNNNNNNNNNNNNNNNNNNNNNNNNNNNNNNNNNNNNNNNNNNNNNNNNNNNNNNNNNNNNNNNNNNNNNNNNNNNNNNNNNNNNNNNNNNNNNNNNNNNNNNNNNNNNNNNNNNNNNNNNNNNNNNNNNNNNNNNNNNNNNNNNNNNNNNNNNNNNNNNNNNNNNNNNNNNNNNNNNNNNNNNNNNNNNNNNNNNN from Cicer arietinum cultivar CDC Frontier isolate Library 1 chromosome 5, Cicar.CDCFrontier_v2.0, whole genome shotgun sequence carries:
- the LOC101514801 gene encoding uncharacterized protein encodes the protein MAEIPAPEVQVNGGATTTTLNLSEPHGSKKRQRRPSVRLGDIGDQPSDSHSRRTTKSWRFGFNNVSGKPSKTRPLTNLTSVSDFDETQEIEERETNTDGVIIGSWKVKRGSKRPRSNWTSSRIDEGEDVDVDDDVYRDFEGDNSGRSIHSSENLGDDVRNRNEDGGRGSCGEDGVKIWLNGLGLGRYAPVFQIHEVDDEVLPLLTLEDLKDMGINAVGSRRKLYCAIQKLGKGFS